From the genome of Paludisphaera rhizosphaerae, one region includes:
- a CDS encoding DUF4440 domain-containing protein — translation MGTTSTRSPMAAALALLAIAAGTARGQDLERLKYNNPGLVVDLGVGLWAWPLPMDFDGDGDLDLVVNCPDKPSNGVYFFENTAGPTSRTKLPVFKPGRRISKGLQNVQVSYVDGRPRILSPGAEHPDFLKTGLEKSKKLTLPANVHPNKVRGNFWRYVDYDGDGKLDVVVGADDWTDYGWDNAYNADGVWTRGPLRGYVYVAKNVGDNDKPKYETPSRLTVKGDPLEVFGWPSPNFADFDGDGDLDLLCGEFLDGFTYFENIGSRTEPKYSPGRRLKRGDGSPLTMDLEMITPTAIDWDLDGDLDLIVGDEDGRVALVENAGGLADDRTPRFLAPVYFQQEADDLKFGALATPFGFDWDGDGDFDVVSGDTAGYIGFFENLSGPGVARPKWAAPKLLEADGSVIRIMAGPNGSIQGPCEAKWGYTTLSIADWDGDGLPDLLVNSILGKVHWYKNVGTRNAPKLAAAQPIEVAWTAAQPQPELAWGWMKPVGNELLTQWRTTPVAVDWNRDGLVDLVMLDQEGYLAFFEREKRDGKLSLRPPARVFVDEAGEPLRLNSKAAGGSGRRKLCVVDWDRDGKLDLLLNAANALFYKQVPSTTRSWTFRNVGLLSNTNIEGHDVSPTVVDFDADGVPDFLGGAEDGRLYFLRNPASGGQAATPAVEHDPAGDVREVLAKQVSAWNAGDLDGFLTTYWDSPELVFQSGGTKTMGFGPTRDRYRSRYKAEGRAMGRLDFTDVEVDTLGPDSAMARGGWHLVMPDGAEPHGLFTLILRRLPAGWKIVHDHTSAADPAPAKKP, via the coding sequence ATGGGGACGACGTCGACCCGCTCGCCGATGGCCGCGGCGCTGGCCCTGCTGGCGATCGCGGCGGGGACCGCCCGGGGGCAGGATCTGGAGCGGCTCAAGTACAACAACCCCGGGCTGGTCGTCGACCTCGGGGTCGGCCTGTGGGCCTGGCCCCTGCCGATGGACTTCGACGGCGACGGCGACCTGGACCTTGTGGTCAACTGTCCCGACAAGCCCTCCAACGGCGTCTACTTCTTCGAGAACACGGCGGGGCCGACCTCGCGGACCAAGCTCCCCGTCTTCAAGCCGGGCCGCCGGATCAGCAAGGGCTTGCAGAACGTGCAGGTCAGCTACGTCGACGGCCGCCCCCGCATCCTCTCCCCGGGGGCCGAACACCCCGACTTCCTCAAGACCGGCCTGGAGAAGAGCAAGAAGCTCACCCTGCCGGCCAACGTCCACCCCAACAAGGTCCGCGGCAACTTCTGGCGATACGTCGACTACGACGGCGACGGCAAGCTCGACGTGGTCGTCGGCGCCGACGACTGGACCGACTACGGCTGGGACAACGCCTACAACGCCGACGGCGTCTGGACCCGCGGCCCGCTGCGGGGATACGTCTACGTCGCGAAGAACGTCGGCGACAACGACAAGCCGAAATATGAGACGCCGTCCCGCCTGACCGTGAAGGGAGACCCGCTGGAAGTCTTCGGCTGGCCCTCCCCCAACTTCGCCGATTTCGACGGCGACGGCGATCTGGACCTCCTCTGCGGCGAGTTCCTGGACGGCTTCACCTACTTCGAAAACATCGGCTCGCGGACTGAACCGAAGTACTCTCCGGGACGTCGATTGAAGCGGGGCGACGGCTCGCCGCTGACGATGGACCTGGAGATGATCACGCCGACGGCCATCGACTGGGACCTCGACGGCGACCTCGACCTGATCGTCGGCGACGAGGACGGCCGCGTGGCGCTCGTCGAGAACGCCGGCGGCCTGGCCGACGACCGCACGCCGCGGTTCCTGGCCCCCGTCTACTTCCAGCAGGAAGCCGACGACCTGAAGTTCGGGGCGCTCGCGACGCCGTTCGGCTTCGACTGGGACGGTGACGGCGACTTCGACGTCGTCTCCGGCGACACGGCCGGATACATCGGGTTCTTCGAGAACCTCAGCGGCCCGGGCGTCGCCCGGCCGAAGTGGGCCGCGCCCAAGCTGCTGGAAGCCGACGGCAGCGTCATCCGGATCATGGCCGGCCCCAACGGCAGCATCCAGGGTCCGTGCGAGGCCAAGTGGGGCTACACCACGCTGAGCATCGCCGACTGGGACGGCGACGGCCTCCCCGACCTGCTGGTGAACTCGATCCTGGGCAAGGTCCACTGGTACAAGAACGTCGGTACGCGGAACGCCCCGAAGCTGGCCGCGGCCCAGCCCATCGAGGTCGCCTGGACGGCCGCGCAGCCTCAGCCGGAGCTGGCCTGGGGCTGGATGAAACCCGTCGGCAACGAGCTGCTGACCCAGTGGCGGACCACGCCCGTCGCCGTGGACTGGAACCGCGACGGCCTCGTCGACCTCGTCATGCTCGATCAGGAGGGCTACCTTGCTTTCTTCGAACGCGAAAAACGCGACGGCAAGCTCTCTCTGCGGCCTCCGGCGCGGGTCTTCGTCGACGAGGCCGGCGAGCCGCTGCGGCTGAACTCCAAGGCGGCCGGCGGCAGCGGCCGGCGCAAGCTCTGCGTCGTCGACTGGGACCGCGACGGCAAGCTGGACCTCCTGCTCAACGCGGCCAACGCCCTCTTCTACAAGCAGGTTCCCTCGACCACGCGTAGCTGGACGTTCCGCAACGTCGGCCTGCTCTCGAACACGAACATCGAGGGCCACGACGTCAGCCCGACGGTCGTCGACTTCGACGCCGACGGCGTCCCCGACTTCCTCGGCGGCGCGGAGGACGGCCGCCTGTACTTCCTCCGCAACCCGGCCTCCGGCGGCCAGGCCGCCACGCCGGCCGTCGAGCACGACCCCGCCGGCGACGTCCGCGAGGTACTCGCCAAGCAGGTCTCAGCCTGGAACGCGGGGGACCTTGACGGATTCCTGACGACCTACTGGGACTCGCCCGAGTTGGTCTTCCAGTCCGGCGGCACCAAGACGATGGGCTTCGGCCCGACCCGCGACCGCTACCGTTCCCGATACAAGGCCGAGGGCCGCGCGATGGGACGGCTGGACTTCACAGACGTCGAGGTCGACACCCTCGGCCCCGACTCCGCCATGGCCCGGGGCGGCTGGCATCTCGTCATGCCCGACGGCGCCGAGCCCCACGGCCTGTTCACCCTGATCCTCCGCCGGCTCCCCGCCGGCTGGAAGATCGTTCACGACCACACGTCCGCCGCCGACCCGGCGCCGGCGAAGAAGCCCTGA
- a CDS encoding serine hydrolase domain-containing protein: MNHRRDWLRAVVGGAAAFAGGWNQPVSAQEPANPNQRRTVRRPVLPDPARMALRPVIEPWETRLPDDPQAAALLEGVREKHSLPGMVGAILKGPSVVSIAATGVRRIGDAGAFRTTDQIHLGSCTKAITATLLGTLFEEGVLSPSSTIGRVFPEFADRLHPDFRDATLSHLLTHRAGLPHDADWWNLPGMNPTEKRYAALVDLCSVPPKTLPGKTYAYSNAGYTLAGLMAEHVTGASWENLVRARVFEPLYMYSAGFGPPGLDGSSRENQPYGHQLSMGKPKPIRHDNPEVMGPAGTVHCSIVDWAKFAIAHLRGERPGAKLLLPATYQDLHTPPPRFEYAGGWLVFNRPWAGGRALNHAGSNTMWYAVVWLAPERDFGVLVATNMGGGPTAKACDEAVGALLGRYREAFAGV; encoded by the coding sequence ATGAACCATCGGCGCGATTGGTTGAGGGCGGTTGTCGGAGGTGCGGCGGCCTTCGCCGGGGGCTGGAATCAGCCCGTCTCGGCCCAGGAGCCCGCGAATCCCAACCAGCGGCGAACCGTGCGGCGGCCGGTGTTGCCCGATCCCGCCCGGATGGCGCTCCGCCCCGTGATCGAGCCCTGGGAGACGCGTCTCCCCGACGATCCCCAGGCCGCGGCCCTGCTGGAAGGCGTTCGCGAGAAGCACAGCCTTCCCGGCATGGTCGGCGCGATCCTCAAGGGGCCCTCGGTCGTCTCCATCGCTGCGACCGGAGTCCGCAGGATCGGCGACGCCGGCGCGTTCCGCACGACCGATCAGATCCACCTCGGATCCTGCACCAAGGCGATCACCGCCACCCTGCTGGGTACGCTGTTCGAGGAGGGCGTGCTGTCGCCGTCGAGCACGATCGGCCGGGTTTTCCCCGAGTTCGCCGATCGGCTCCACCCTGATTTCCGCGACGCCACCCTCTCGCACCTCTTGACGCATCGGGCGGGCCTGCCGCACGACGCCGACTGGTGGAACCTGCCCGGCATGAACCCGACCGAGAAGCGATACGCGGCGCTGGTCGACCTGTGCTCGGTGCCCCCCAAGACACTACCCGGGAAGACTTACGCCTATTCCAACGCCGGCTATACGCTGGCGGGGCTGATGGCCGAGCACGTCACGGGGGCCTCGTGGGAGAACCTGGTCCGCGCCAGGGTCTTCGAGCCGCTCTACATGTACTCGGCCGGCTTCGGTCCGCCGGGGCTGGACGGCTCCTCGCGCGAGAACCAACCGTACGGGCATCAGCTTTCCATGGGCAAGCCGAAGCCGATCCGCCACGACAACCCCGAGGTCATGGGGCCTGCGGGGACGGTCCACTGCTCGATCGTCGACTGGGCCAAGTTCGCGATCGCCCACCTCCGCGGCGAGCGACCCGGGGCGAAGCTGCTCCTTCCTGCGACCTACCAGGACCTCCACACGCCGCCGCCGCGTTTCGAATACGCCGGCGGCTGGCTCGTCTTCAATCGCCCCTGGGCGGGCGGCCGCGCCCTGAACCACGCCGGCAGCAACACCATGTGGTACGCTGTCGTCTGGCTCGCTCCCGAGCGCGACTTCGGCGTCCTCGTCGCCACCAACATGGGCGGCGGCCCCACCGCCAAGGCCTGCGACGAAGCGGTCGGCGCCCTCCTCGGTCGCTACCGCGAGGCGTTTGCGGGGGTGTGA